In one window of Cydia fagiglandana chromosome 1, ilCydFagi1.1, whole genome shotgun sequence DNA:
- the LOC134670396 gene encoding DNA replication complex GINS protein PSF1-like, with translation MFGEKVIELIKEAERNPETIDQFNDEKIRQILEEMQSLFQMNMNDANATSENKSLWTTVQVRHSALERNKRCLLAYLYSRMNKIKTLRWEFGSALPPDVRELLSDDEYDWFSKYSTNLATYMRSLGEDIGYSGIDLTENLKPPKSLYIEVLCMADYGKLELEDGDVITLKKNSRHFLPTSECQTLIRQGILKQIL, from the exons ATGTTTGGTGAAAAAGTTATAGAACTTATAAAAGAAGCAGAAAGAAATCCTGAGACTATTGATCAATTCAAT GATGAAAAAATACGGCAAATCTTGGAAGAAATGCAGTCCCTATTTCAAATGAATATGAATGATGC AAATGCTACATCAGAAAACAAATCTCTTTGGACAACAGTGCAAGTAAGGCACTCGGCTTTAGAACGTAATAAGCGCTGCTTGCTAGCGTATTTGTACAGTAGAATGAACAAGATCAAGACTCTACGCTGGGAATTTGGATCTGCCTTGCCCCCGGATGTAAGAGAATTGCTCTCCGATGACGAATATGACTGGTTCTCAAAATACTCAACCAATCTAGCAACATACATGAGATCCTTAGGAGAGGACATTGGCTACAGTGGAATAGATTTGACAGAAAATCTTAAGCCTCCAAAGTCACTGTATATTGAAGTGTTGTGTATGGCTGACTATGGCAAGTTAGAGCTTGAAGACGGTGATGTGATAACTTTGAAGAAAAATAGCAGACATTTCTTACCAACATCTGAGTGCCAAACATTAATAAGACAGGGCATTTtgaaacaaatattataa